A part of Paenibacillus sp. sptzw28 genomic DNA contains:
- a CDS encoding ABC transporter substrate-binding protein, translated as MKKQAKVWKMGVLILLCAALTACSGGKNNNAPEGTPTPTDSKPETSNGKTVVTMSVLTKDRFLAEAEQKFEAANPNIDVQVNELVPADTSSGDKVIMRQGSGENSGEDSGTKTEELEKYANSVNTALMSGNASDIISVENLPVGKYADKELLMDWNELAGKDSSFNKSDYYENIFDGVSKGSGLYGIPTSFSLDVMLGDDSLLKQNSLDHKTWTWDQFVDLLIKTKTDGKYGIASVTPAKMLGFLVQSVYGELVKKDGDSTVFDADAFRAYMENVKKLYDSGVATEENMAPNNTSFNKISMSNPMDLVLMPKLGGKSQAMLRPPGTGKDEGIPFKSNLVLGLNAKSKVKDAAWSFVKFLLSEEMQSARSMMNFAVNKAALKNKLVETQQMLDGTGTEGRKPQISIKNPDGVVTHPTLSDEDIDKVLDLVPSVGKYSNQDPKVISMIIQESAAYFSGSKSADAVAKSIANRINTYLNE; from the coding sequence ATGAAAAAGCAAGCGAAAGTTTGGAAAATGGGAGTATTAATCCTGCTGTGCGCAGCATTGACTGCATGCTCGGGAGGCAAGAATAACAACGCTCCGGAAGGGACGCCGACTCCAACCGACAGTAAGCCTGAAACGTCGAATGGCAAAACAGTCGTGACGATGTCCGTGCTGACCAAGGACCGTTTTCTCGCAGAAGCGGAGCAGAAATTCGAAGCTGCGAATCCCAATATCGACGTTCAAGTCAATGAACTTGTTCCCGCTGACACGAGCAGCGGCGACAAAGTCATCATGAGGCAGGGTTCGGGAGAGAATTCGGGAGAGGATTCGGGTACAAAAACTGAAGAATTGGAAAAATACGCAAACAGCGTCAATACCGCGCTCATGTCGGGTAACGCGTCAGACATTATCTCTGTGGAGAATCTGCCTGTCGGTAAGTATGCGGACAAAGAGCTGCTGATGGATTGGAACGAACTGGCCGGCAAAGATAGCAGCTTCAATAAATCGGATTATTATGAGAACATCTTTGACGGCGTTTCGAAAGGCAGCGGCTTGTACGGCATCCCTACTTCATTTTCGCTGGATGTTATGCTCGGGGACGACTCCTTGCTCAAGCAAAATAGTCTGGACCACAAAACCTGGACATGGGATCAATTCGTCGACCTATTGATAAAAACGAAAACTGACGGCAAATACGGCATTGCTAGCGTGACGCCCGCCAAGATGCTCGGATTTCTCGTCCAATCGGTTTATGGGGAGCTGGTGAAGAAAGACGGCGATTCCACAGTCTTCGATGCAGACGCCTTTCGAGCGTATATGGAAAATGTCAAGAAGCTCTATGATAGCGGTGTTGCAACCGAGGAAAATATGGCACCGAACAATACAAGTTTTAACAAGATAAGCATGAGTAATCCGATGGATTTAGTTCTGATGCCGAAGTTGGGTGGGAAATCACAGGCCATGCTTCGTCCGCCGGGAACCGGTAAGGATGAGGGCATTCCGTTCAAATCAAATCTGGTGCTTGGACTGAATGCAAAATCGAAGGTGAAGGATGCGGCTTGGTCGTTCGTCAAATTCTTGCTTTCTGAAGAAATGCAGAGTGCGAGGTCCATGATGAACTTTGCTGTTAACAAGGCAGCGCTCAAAAACAAGCTTGTAGAGACGCAGCAAATGCTTGATGGTACAGGAACCGAGGGAAGAAAGCCACAAATCTCAATTAAGAATCCGGACGGTGTAGTAACCCACCCCACCCTGAGTGACGAGGATATCGACAAAGTGCTTGACTTAGTGCCGTCCGTTGGCAAGTACAGTAATCAAGATCCGAAAGTGATCAGTATGATCATCCAGGAATCCGCAGCTTATTTCTCCGGCAGCAAATCGGCGGATGCTGTTGCCAAATCGATCGCCAACCGTATCAACACTTATTTGAACGAATAA
- a CDS encoding VOC family protein, whose amino-acid sequence MSEQLKEKKTGTNHFVGGIGAVYVPVSDFWTSKTWYEEVLDLKWGGHCFHFEDNETTLFLVETKNHEKPHLNFISKGSYEMFILTLNIKKKELFEEFHRRVVALGVRVENIENRGICGDNFRLYDPDGNKIDIWNTDYRHVTASQWGSTAGTLEESI is encoded by the coding sequence ATGAGCGAACAACTTAAAGAAAAGAAGACGGGCACTAATCATTTTGTAGGCGGAATAGGAGCAGTCTATGTTCCGGTTAGTGATTTTTGGACATCCAAGACATGGTATGAAGAAGTCCTCGATTTAAAATGGGGAGGCCATTGTTTTCATTTTGAAGACAATGAAACAACTTTATTTTTAGTCGAAACAAAGAATCACGAAAAACCGCATTTAAATTTCATCTCAAAAGGCAGTTATGAAATGTTTATTCTCACTTTGAATATTAAAAAAAAGGAATTATTTGAAGAGTTTCACCGACGCGTTGTTGCTTTGGGAGTAAGAGTGGAAAATATCGAGAATCGTGGTATCTGCGGGGATAATTTTAGATTATATGACCCCGATGGTAATAAAATAGATATATGGAATACCGATTATCGACATGTAACAGCCTCTCAGTGGGGATCGACGGCAGGAACACTGGAAGAAAGCATTTGA
- a CDS encoding cysteine hydrolase family protein, producing the protein MQSNHTALLVMDVQNGIVSRFADDPEVLVPLQNAVKAAREAGTPVIFVRVAFRDGFPEISTRNKSFSTIAQRGGMTSADWSTQIHDSVGPRMDEPIVTKLRVSGFAGSDLEVILRAYRVDKLVLTGIATSGVVLSTLREAADKDFELTVLSDACLDADPEVHRVLLEKVFPRQADVMTVNEWISSLGVNG; encoded by the coding sequence ATGCAATCGAATCATACAGCGCTCTTGGTGATGGATGTTCAAAATGGCATAGTGTCACGCTTTGCAGATGATCCGGAAGTGCTGGTTCCTTTACAAAACGCGGTAAAAGCGGCCCGTGAAGCCGGTACTCCGGTCATTTTCGTTCGTGTCGCGTTCCGTGACGGTTTTCCTGAAATCAGTACCCGTAACAAGTCGTTTTCCACTATCGCACAACGCGGTGGTATGACTTCTGCGGATTGGTCAACACAAATTCACGATTCCGTGGGACCTCGTATGGATGAACCGATCGTGACGAAGCTTCGCGTGAGCGGATTTGCAGGGAGTGACCTTGAGGTCATTTTAAGGGCATACCGGGTCGACAAGCTTGTACTTACAGGGATTGCCACGAGTGGAGTGGTGTTGTCAACCTTGCGGGAAGCTGCAGATAAGGATTTTGAACTGACCGTCCTGTCCGATGCATGTCTGGATGCGGACCCGGAAGTTCATCGTGTTCTGTTAGAGAAAGTGTTTCCCCGTCAAGCAGATGTAATGACGGTAAATGAGTGGATTTCCTCTCTTGGAGTAAACGGCTGA
- a CDS encoding efflux RND transporter periplasmic adaptor subunit: protein MQRRKKTLGWMIGLFFAILLVLTFLSNTIQGMSLPKVTVSKPEMGGLDLTVSGEGFLQPAHTAQLYAEGEWKVDKVLKRKNDRVNRGDPLVTFDTASTERTLLDEETRYEQLKLQLDKMADQMKTMLRSDNSSDIANLKRDIEKQQLDMEMQQRKINDLRKQISEGRTLKAPVDGIITSLNASEGAFSSRGQPIIEIADDASGYQFSLNANSDNASPLRIGDKVTVILDEVPLRRVDGIISEIEDASGASANDNSDNKKITFEVQDPKLQPGLKASVSISNQSKSFGMQIPKSVLKSDNDGDYVFTVTEKDGPLGAAYYASKTYVTVKDENGDTVVTEGLMPDEKFVTESSEPLSDGDRVRY, encoded by the coding sequence ATGCAGCGAAGAAAAAAGACGCTTGGCTGGATGATCGGCCTTTTTTTCGCCATTCTTCTCGTTCTTACGTTTTTATCCAACACGATTCAGGGAATGTCCCTGCCCAAAGTGACGGTCTCGAAGCCCGAAATGGGCGGTCTTGACCTTACCGTATCGGGCGAAGGATTCCTGCAGCCGGCACACACTGCGCAGCTTTATGCGGAAGGGGAATGGAAGGTCGACAAAGTCCTCAAACGCAAGAACGACCGCGTTAATCGAGGCGATCCGCTTGTCACTTTCGATACGGCTTCGACGGAAAGAACGCTTCTGGATGAGGAGACCCGCTACGAGCAGCTTAAGCTGCAGCTAGACAAGATGGCGGATCAGATGAAAACAATGCTGAGGAGTGACAATTCATCCGATATCGCGAACCTGAAGCGCGACATCGAAAAACAACAGCTCGATATGGAGATGCAGCAGCGTAAAATCAACGACCTGCGGAAACAAATCTCCGAAGGCCGGACGCTGAAAGCTCCCGTCGACGGTATCATTACTTCACTGAACGCCTCCGAAGGCGCCTTTTCCAGCCGGGGACAGCCAATCATCGAAATCGCAGACGATGCTTCCGGCTATCAGTTCTCCCTTAACGCGAACAGCGATAATGCTTCTCCGCTTCGCATTGGCGACAAGGTCACAGTGATTCTCGATGAAGTTCCACTTAGGAGAGTAGACGGTATTATCTCCGAAATCGAGGATGCTTCAGGCGCATCGGCTAACGACAACAGCGACAATAAAAAAATTACATTCGAAGTCCAGGACCCCAAGCTGCAGCCTGGTTTGAAAGCTTCCGTCAGCATTTCTAACCAGAGCAAATCTTTCGGGATGCAGATCCCGAAGTCTGTTCTCAAAAGCGACAATGATGGTGACTACGTATTCACTGTGACCGAGAAAGACGGTCCGCTCGGTGCCGCCTATTACGCCAGTAAAACATACGTAACGGTCAAAGACGAGAACGGAGATACCGTAGTTACGGAAGGGCTGATGCCTGATGAGAAATTCGTTACGGAATCCAGCGAACCGCTCAGCGATGGAGACCGCGTCCGTTATTAA
- a CDS encoding TetR/AcrR family transcriptional regulator: MSKRQDIINATLDLIDEIGLQSVTIAQILKKANVGSGTLFNYFSTKEDLVNETYSEARRRMGRSLLANYDSSLSVYERLKHLQLNRLRFGMTFPKEFLFIDSYSYSPYILPELRNLDETGSAAETLSVIIQGQKQGLIKEMDPHLCHQLIHGIVASVVKGYFIQRYPLDELQEQQILEACWKAIKL; the protein is encoded by the coding sequence ATGAGCAAGCGACAGGATATTATAAACGCAACTCTTGATCTTATTGATGAAATTGGGTTGCAGTCAGTCACGATTGCGCAAATATTGAAAAAAGCAAATGTGGGCTCGGGCACCTTATTTAATTACTTCAGCACGAAGGAAGACCTTGTAAACGAGACGTACAGTGAGGCAAGAAGAAGGATGGGTCGGAGCCTTCTAGCTAACTACGATTCCAGTTTAAGTGTGTATGAGAGGTTGAAACATCTTCAACTGAACAGGCTTCGCTTTGGAATGACATTTCCTAAGGAGTTTCTGTTTATCGACAGCTACTCCTATTCTCCATATATTTTGCCGGAATTACGAAACCTGGATGAAACCGGCTCTGCTGCCGAAACGTTATCCGTTATTATTCAGGGCCAGAAACAGGGATTGATTAAAGAGATGGATCCCCACCTGTGCCATCAGCTTATTCATGGCATCGTCGCCTCAGTCGTTAAAGGTTATTTCATTCAGAGGTATCCGCTGGATGAACTGCAGGAGCAGCAAATTCTTGAGGCATGTTGGAAGGCTATTAAGTTGTAG
- a CDS encoding carbohydrate ABC transporter permease produces MTTALRNTLISMKLAFLVLIALAILFPVVLTVSNSFMSEDEIGRHYDSLGGSDSTDARKNTAIRLIPESVTLSQFGELLLKRPKFLLHFWNSVKLTLPIIVGQAIIGTLAGFAFAKLAFPGRDKLFFIYLLTMLMPFQVTLVPNYLVADKLGLLNSYGAIVLPGIFASFGVFLMRQFMSGIPDAYMEAVKIDGAGGLRAFIHIALPLAKPGIAALILLSFVDNWNMVEQPILFLTEPIRQPLSVYLTNIAEGARGVAFAASVLYMTPMVLIFLYGEEHLVEGIQMSGIKG; encoded by the coding sequence ATGACAACTGCCCTGCGTAATACCCTGATCTCCATGAAGCTGGCGTTCCTTGTTCTGATCGCGCTAGCAATCTTGTTTCCCGTTGTACTGACGGTCAGCAACTCGTTCATGTCCGAGGACGAAATCGGCCGCCATTATGATTCTTTGGGCGGCTCGGATTCCACAGATGCCCGCAAGAATACAGCCATCCGCCTCATTCCGGAAAGCGTCACGCTCTCCCAATTCGGCGAACTGCTGCTTAAGCGGCCGAAATTCCTGCTGCACTTCTGGAATTCAGTTAAGCTGACGCTCCCCATTATTGTCGGTCAGGCGATTATTGGCACGTTAGCCGGATTTGCGTTCGCAAAATTGGCTTTCCCGGGCAGAGACAAGCTCTTCTTTATATATTTGCTCACAATGCTCATGCCGTTTCAGGTTACGCTCGTACCCAATTACCTGGTGGCGGATAAGCTTGGTCTCTTAAACAGTTATGGTGCAATTGTACTGCCCGGTATCTTTGCTTCGTTCGGAGTGTTCCTGATGCGGCAGTTTATGTCAGGCATTCCGGACGCTTATATGGAAGCAGTGAAAATCGACGGCGCAGGTGGGCTGCGGGCATTTATTCATATTGCGCTGCCGCTCGCCAAACCGGGCATCGCCGCGCTTATCCTCTTATCATTTGTCGATAACTGGAACATGGTCGAGCAGCCGATCTTGTTTCTGACCGAGCCAATTCGCCAGCCCTTGTCCGTCTACTTGACGAATATCGCTGAAGGAGCGCGGGGGGTTGCATTCGCCGCATCTGTCCTGTACATGACGCCGATGGTGCTTATATTCCTCTACGGCGAAGAGCATCTCGTCGAAGGCATTCAAATGTCGGGAATCAAAGGATAA
- a CDS encoding NUDIX domain-containing protein has translation MKMRSSVCALIIRDNHVLTIKKHDKDISEYILPGGGQEFGETLADALRREVREEVGASINNIRLLFVREYIGKNHEHSIRDKEIHVISHIFTCDLDEEGKYPLEPDDDQVGMEWINIEELKDYNFYPKELIKLLKKDNLENPKEIYIGDIN, from the coding sequence ATGAAGATGAGAAGTTCTGTCTGCGCCTTGATTATTAGAGATAACCATGTCTTGACCATTAAGAAACACGATAAGGACATATCTGAATATATACTCCCAGGTGGAGGGCAAGAGTTCGGGGAAACTCTGGCAGATGCTCTCCGCAGAGAAGTCAGAGAAGAGGTGGGTGCAAGCATTAATAACATAAGATTGTTATTTGTGCGGGAGTATATTGGCAAGAATCATGAACATTCAATACGTGATAAAGAAATACATGTTATAAGCCATATTTTCACATGCGACCTTGATGAAGAAGGTAAATACCCACTGGAACCAGACGATGACCAAGTTGGAATGGAGTGGATAAACATAGAAGAATTAAAGGACTACAACTTCTATCCGAAGGAGCTTATTAAACTTCTTAAGAAAGACAACCTTGAGAATCCTAAAGAAATCTATATTGGAGATATAAATTGA